A genomic region of Metopolophium dirhodum isolate CAU chromosome 1, ASM1992520v1, whole genome shotgun sequence contains the following coding sequences:
- the LOC132936234 gene encoding uncharacterized protein C14orf119 homolog, protein MVVASANGSAYTPTVVAQVRYMLQWFGEWSEMERGDFLPVLVHGFGCNGSAANGLPSIMETLCKEEGRPLSLFKCRIKLFTEWVQTWSDEDKDSFLSGIRSMDTDFADRYEQKAVDNVVSSPEHCNGINGDNNPDELPEETI, encoded by the coding sequence ATGGTAGTGGCCAGTGCAAATGGTAGCGCATACACACCGACTGTTGTGGCGCAGGTCCGTTACATGTTACAATGGTTCGGTGAGTGGAGTGAAATGGAACGCGGCGACTTCCTGCCGGTGTTGGTACATGGGTTTGGGTGTAACGGCAGCGCTGCCAATGGTCTACCGTCGATTATGGAAACCCTGTGCAAAGAAGAAGGCCGTCCACTAAGTCTGTTCAAATGCCGCATCAAGCTGTTCACCGAATGGGTCCAGACATGGTCCGATGAAGACAAAGACAGCTTCCTGAGCGGTATACGTTCTATGGACACAGATTTTGCAGACAGATACGAACAAAAAGCCGTTGATAATGTGGTCAGCAGCCCCGAGCACTGCAATGGTATTAATGGGGATAACAATCCCGATGAATTACCAGaagaaacaatttaa